One region of Triticum aestivum cultivar Chinese Spring chromosome 6B, IWGSC CS RefSeq v2.1, whole genome shotgun sequence genomic DNA includes:
- the LOC123139472 gene encoding diphthine--ammonia ligase isoform X1 — MEVVALVSGGKDSCFSMMRCLDYGHKVVALANLVPLDDAVDELDSYMYQTVGHQIVVCYAKCMGLPLFRRRISGSTRDHALKYSVTAGDEVEDMFALLSEVKRRIPSIGAVSSGAIASDYQRLRVESVCSRLGLVSLAYMWRQDQTLLLEEMIRRGIVAITVKVAAMGLKPSVHLGKELAELKSHLLQMNESFGINVCGEGGEYETLTLDCPLFRNARIVLDDFEVILHSADSIASVGILHPLAFHVEPKPGSSSSIGDGVIAQENSSCLYEVNGAIAHTDGETKQTLNPTPTSDAYPDTNVCISKTGKTLFSIGCWIEEPSSASQGMKADLVKVLSRIENQLKDGGLSWANVVYVHLYISSMKEFGLANEVYVSFITEQKCHLGVPSRSTIELPLVQAGLGHAYVEVLVSNDLVKRVLHVQSISCWAPSCIGPYSQATLYGEILYMAGQLGLDPPTMKLCPGGATAQLELALRNSEAVANAFKSSIFSSAIHFLVYCSAHLTSTEKEAVEQKLQNSYIAHLDSARSGSYPTILYVLAPDLPKGACVEIKPILYVPADDYNDNDDDGDITREPEAGGSKPSPSKVLSEWSAQYSALHDSCCLVNTVAGKICSAVVSVTNDIASKICPSTEQSHPSKEHLKAIARFCAFQLAKTLADNGFSWDDVTMLRFYYSVKQAAAADAMSRAFHEAFAELGGAAGAPVFNLIPVSGSGRSASMDDVVTCELLASKA, encoded by the exons atGGAGGTGGTGGCGCTGGTGAGCGGCGGCAAGGACAGCTGCTTCTCCATGATGCGCTGCCTCGACTACGGCCACAAG GTCGTCGCCCTGGCCAACCTCGTCCCCCTCGACGACGCCGTCGACGAGCTCGACAGCTACATGTACCAGACC GTCGGGCACCAGATCGTGGTCTGCTACGCCAAATGCATGGGCCTGCCCCTGTTCCGCCGCCGCATCAGCGGATCCACAAG GGATCATGCTCTCAAATACAGTGTCACCGCGGGAGACGAGGTGGAGGACATGTTTGCCCTGTTGAGCGAGGTGAAGCGGCGAATTCCGTCTATTGGCGCCGTGTCATCGGGCGCCATCGCCTCCGATTACCAGAGGCTCCGGGTCGAGAGCGTCTGCTCGAGGCTGGGCCTGGTCTCGCTCGCCTACATGTGGAGGCAGGACCAGACTCTGCTTCTCGAAGAAATG ATAAGAAGGGGCATCGTGGCTATAACAGTCAAG GTGGCTGCAATGGGGTTGAAACCTTCTGTCCACTTGGGGAAAGAACTGGCTGAACTAAAGAGCCATCTGCTCCAAATGAATGA GAGTTTTGGAATCAATGTCTGTGGTGAAGGTGGAGAGTACGAAACACTAACTCTTGACTGCCCTCTATTTCGT AATGCAAGGATTGTCCTTGATGATTTTGAAGTGATACTCCACTCTGCTGATTCCATTGCTTCAGTTGGAATTCTTCATCCGCTGGCATTTCATGTTGAGCCCAAGCCAGGTTCATCTAGCAGCATTGGGGATGGTGTTATTGCTCAAGAGAATTCTAGTTGCTTGTACGAAGTAAATGGAGCTATTGCACACACGGATGGGGAAACCAAACAGACCTTGAATCCAACACCAACCTCTGATGCTTACCCAGATACAAATGTATGCATTTCAAAGACAGGGAAGACTTTGTTTTCCATTGGTTGTTGGATAGAAGAACCCTCTAGTGCTTCGCAAG GCATGAAGGCAGATCTAGTCAAAGTTTTGAGCAGAATCGAGAATCAGCTCAAGGACGGAGGGTTAAGTTGGGCAAATGTTGTATATGTTCACCTCTACATTTCAAGCATGAAGGAATTTGGATTAGCCAATGAAGTTTATGTCAGCTTCATCACAGAACAGAAATGTCACCTTGGTGTTCCTTCGCGCAGTACAATTGAATTACCACTTGTTCAGGCTGGTTTAGGCCATGCATATGTGGAGGTTCTAGTGTCAAATGATCTGGTCAAAAGAGTTCTGCATGTACAAAGCATCTCATGCTGGGCTCCTAGTTGCATCGGACCTTATAGCCAG GCAACACTCTATGGAGAGATTCTCTATATGGCCGGTCAGCTCGGGCTTGATCCCCCTACGATGAAGCTCTGTCCTGGAGGTGCAACAGCTCAACTGGAACTAGCACTGCGTAATAGTGAAGCTGTGGCTAATGCCTTCAAGAGCTCTATCTTCTCTTCAGCAATACACTTTCTCGTGTACTGCTCTGCCCACCTGACATCCACTGAGAAGGAAGCAGTTGAACAAAAACTGCAGAACTCATATATTGCTCATTTGGATTCTGCAAGAAGTGGATCGTATCCTACTATTCTATATGTACTAGCACCGGATCTTCCAAAAGG AGCGTGCGTGGAGATAAAACCAATATTGTATGTCCCTGCTGATGACTACAACGATAATGATGATGATGGAGATATTACCAGAGAGCCGGAGGCCGGAGGGTCAAAGCCATCACCGAGCAAAGTCCTGAGTGAGTGGAGCGCACAATACTCTGCCTTGCACGACTCATGCTGCCTGGTCAACACGGTCGCTGGGAAGATTTGCTCTGCTGTGGTTTCAGTCACGAATGACATCGCATCAAAGATCTGTCCCAGCACCGAACAATCACACCCCTCAAAGGAGCATTTGAAAGCCATAGCCAGATTCTGCGCTTTCCAGCTGGCAAAGACCCTGGCAGACAACGGCTTCTCCTGGGACGACGTGACG ATGCTGAGGTTCTACTATTCGGTGAAGCAGGCGGCGGCAGCGGACGCGATGTCCCGCGCGTTCCACGAGGCCTTCGCCGAGCTCGGAGGAGCCGCCGGGGCGCCCGTCTTCAACCTCATCCCAGT
- the LOC123139472 gene encoding diphthine--ammonia ligase isoform X2 encodes MEVVALVSGGKDSCFSMMRCLDYGHKVVALANLVPLDDAVDELDSYMYQTVGHQIVVCYAKCMGLPLFRRRISGSTRDHALKYSVTAGDEVEDMFALLSEVKRRIPSIGAVSSGAIASDYQRLRVESVCSRLGLVSLAYMWRQDQTLLLEEMIRRGIVAITVKVAAMGLKPSVHLGKELAELKSHLLQMNESFGINVCGEGGEYETLTLDCPLFRNARIVLDDFEVILHSADSIASVGILHPLAFHVEPKPGSSSSIGDGVIAQENSSCLYEVNGAIAHTDGETKQTLNPTPTSDAYPDTNVCISKTGKTLFSIGCWIEEPSSASQGMKADLVKVLSRIENQLKDGGLSWANVVYVHLYISSMKEFGLANEVYVSFITEQKCHLGVPSRSTIELPLVQAGLGHAYVEVLVSNDLVKRVLHVQSISCWAPSCIGPYSQATLYGEILYMAGQLGLDPPTMKLCPGGATAQLELALRNSEAVANAFKSSIFSSAIHFLVYCSAHLTSTEKEAVEQKLQNSYIAHLDSARSGSYPTILYVLAPDLPKGACVEIKPILYVPADDYNDNDDDGDITREPEAGGSKPSPSKVLSEWSAQYSALHDSCCLVNTVAGKICSAVVSVTNDIASKICPSTEQSHPSKEHLKAIARFCAFQLAKTLADNGFSWDDVTAAAADAMSRAFHEAFAELGGAAGAPVFNLIPVSGSGRSASMDDVVTCELLASKA; translated from the exons atGGAGGTGGTGGCGCTGGTGAGCGGCGGCAAGGACAGCTGCTTCTCCATGATGCGCTGCCTCGACTACGGCCACAAG GTCGTCGCCCTGGCCAACCTCGTCCCCCTCGACGACGCCGTCGACGAGCTCGACAGCTACATGTACCAGACC GTCGGGCACCAGATCGTGGTCTGCTACGCCAAATGCATGGGCCTGCCCCTGTTCCGCCGCCGCATCAGCGGATCCACAAG GGATCATGCTCTCAAATACAGTGTCACCGCGGGAGACGAGGTGGAGGACATGTTTGCCCTGTTGAGCGAGGTGAAGCGGCGAATTCCGTCTATTGGCGCCGTGTCATCGGGCGCCATCGCCTCCGATTACCAGAGGCTCCGGGTCGAGAGCGTCTGCTCGAGGCTGGGCCTGGTCTCGCTCGCCTACATGTGGAGGCAGGACCAGACTCTGCTTCTCGAAGAAATG ATAAGAAGGGGCATCGTGGCTATAACAGTCAAG GTGGCTGCAATGGGGTTGAAACCTTCTGTCCACTTGGGGAAAGAACTGGCTGAACTAAAGAGCCATCTGCTCCAAATGAATGA GAGTTTTGGAATCAATGTCTGTGGTGAAGGTGGAGAGTACGAAACACTAACTCTTGACTGCCCTCTATTTCGT AATGCAAGGATTGTCCTTGATGATTTTGAAGTGATACTCCACTCTGCTGATTCCATTGCTTCAGTTGGAATTCTTCATCCGCTGGCATTTCATGTTGAGCCCAAGCCAGGTTCATCTAGCAGCATTGGGGATGGTGTTATTGCTCAAGAGAATTCTAGTTGCTTGTACGAAGTAAATGGAGCTATTGCACACACGGATGGGGAAACCAAACAGACCTTGAATCCAACACCAACCTCTGATGCTTACCCAGATACAAATGTATGCATTTCAAAGACAGGGAAGACTTTGTTTTCCATTGGTTGTTGGATAGAAGAACCCTCTAGTGCTTCGCAAG GCATGAAGGCAGATCTAGTCAAAGTTTTGAGCAGAATCGAGAATCAGCTCAAGGACGGAGGGTTAAGTTGGGCAAATGTTGTATATGTTCACCTCTACATTTCAAGCATGAAGGAATTTGGATTAGCCAATGAAGTTTATGTCAGCTTCATCACAGAACAGAAATGTCACCTTGGTGTTCCTTCGCGCAGTACAATTGAATTACCACTTGTTCAGGCTGGTTTAGGCCATGCATATGTGGAGGTTCTAGTGTCAAATGATCTGGTCAAAAGAGTTCTGCATGTACAAAGCATCTCATGCTGGGCTCCTAGTTGCATCGGACCTTATAGCCAG GCAACACTCTATGGAGAGATTCTCTATATGGCCGGTCAGCTCGGGCTTGATCCCCCTACGATGAAGCTCTGTCCTGGAGGTGCAACAGCTCAACTGGAACTAGCACTGCGTAATAGTGAAGCTGTGGCTAATGCCTTCAAGAGCTCTATCTTCTCTTCAGCAATACACTTTCTCGTGTACTGCTCTGCCCACCTGACATCCACTGAGAAGGAAGCAGTTGAACAAAAACTGCAGAACTCATATATTGCTCATTTGGATTCTGCAAGAAGTGGATCGTATCCTACTATTCTATATGTACTAGCACCGGATCTTCCAAAAGG AGCGTGCGTGGAGATAAAACCAATATTGTATGTCCCTGCTGATGACTACAACGATAATGATGATGATGGAGATATTACCAGAGAGCCGGAGGCCGGAGGGTCAAAGCCATCACCGAGCAAAGTCCTGAGTGAGTGGAGCGCACAATACTCTGCCTTGCACGACTCATGCTGCCTGGTCAACACGGTCGCTGGGAAGATTTGCTCTGCTGTGGTTTCAGTCACGAATGACATCGCATCAAAGATCTGTCCCAGCACCGAACAATCACACCCCTCAAAGGAGCATTTGAAAGCCATAGCCAGATTCTGCGCTTTCCAGCTGGCAAAGACCCTGGCAGACAACGGCTTCTCCTGGGACGACGTGACG GCGGCGGCAGCGGACGCGATGTCCCGCGCGTTCCACGAGGCCTTCGCCGAGCTCGGAGGAGCCGCCGGGGCGCCCGTCTTCAACCTCATCCCAGT